A section of the Kribbella sp. HUAS MG21 genome encodes:
- the sppA gene encoding signal peptide peptidase SppA encodes MGTLLELDLTRGVLETPPASPVAAFRSRHLPTLRELVGALRKGARDDSVVGVVAHLGGHRLTLAQVQELREAVADFRTSGKPAVAWTESFGEMGQGTVPYYLATAFDEIWLQPSGDLAVTGVAVQAVFVRGALDKTGVIPQFGKRREYKTAADTFTEREMTPPAREMASRLAESAYEQIVEGIAIRRRLDTARVRELVDSAPLPAQAGLDAGLVDRLGYRSDVYDELEKQLQYDDRLLAERYIRRGPRTLDEVRKALPWPQKPLVAVVRVTGGISVGRNSNSPLGGPGSGSDTVGAALRAVAANERVKAVVLRVDSPGGSYVASDAIRNEVLRLRSTGRPVIASMGSVAASGGYFVAMPADVIVAQPGTITGSIGVLTGKGVVRDALGRIGISQEAVSEGANAQMFSAQEEFTDEQWARLEETLDRIYTDFVAKAAQDRGLPEERLESLARGRVWTGADAHDHKLVDELGGFQHALTLACNRAGLDRDEIAVTSVPHRNLLSQLKAPTTTDDLAVSAAPLTLDGLTTGIYSALGLPPAGVLRMPLSWEIS; translated from the coding sequence ATGGGGACTCTGCTTGAGCTCGATCTGACCCGCGGTGTGCTCGAGACACCGCCCGCCTCGCCGGTGGCGGCCTTCCGGTCCCGGCACCTGCCGACGCTGCGCGAGCTGGTCGGCGCGTTGCGGAAGGGCGCGCGCGACGACTCGGTGGTCGGTGTGGTCGCGCACCTGGGCGGTCACCGGCTGACGCTCGCCCAGGTGCAGGAGCTGCGCGAGGCGGTCGCCGACTTCCGGACGTCGGGCAAGCCGGCCGTCGCGTGGACCGAGTCGTTCGGCGAGATGGGCCAGGGGACGGTCCCCTACTACCTGGCGACCGCGTTCGACGAGATCTGGCTGCAGCCGTCCGGCGACCTGGCCGTCACCGGTGTGGCCGTGCAGGCGGTCTTCGTGCGCGGCGCGCTCGACAAGACGGGCGTGATCCCGCAGTTCGGCAAGCGGCGCGAGTACAAGACGGCGGCTGACACGTTCACCGAGCGCGAGATGACTCCGCCGGCCCGCGAGATGGCGTCCCGGCTCGCGGAATCGGCGTACGAGCAGATCGTCGAGGGCATCGCGATCCGGCGGCGGCTCGACACCGCGCGGGTGCGCGAGCTCGTCGACAGCGCGCCGCTGCCCGCGCAGGCGGGGCTGGACGCCGGCCTGGTCGACCGGCTCGGCTACCGGTCGGACGTGTACGACGAGCTCGAGAAGCAGCTGCAGTACGACGACCGGCTGCTGGCGGAGCGTTACATCAGGCGTGGTCCGCGGACGCTGGACGAGGTCCGCAAGGCGCTCCCCTGGCCGCAGAAACCGCTGGTGGCGGTCGTGCGGGTGACCGGCGGTATCTCGGTCGGCCGCAACTCCAACAGCCCGCTCGGCGGACCTGGTTCCGGCTCCGACACCGTCGGCGCCGCCCTGCGCGCGGTGGCCGCCAACGAGCGGGTGAAGGCCGTCGTACTGCGCGTCGACAGCCCCGGAGGCTCGTACGTCGCGTCCGACGCGATCCGCAACGAAGTACTGCGGTTGCGGTCGACCGGACGGCCCGTGATCGCGTCGATGGGCAGCGTCGCCGCGTCCGGCGGGTACTTCGTCGCGATGCCGGCCGACGTGATCGTCGCGCAGCCCGGCACCATCACCGGGTCGATCGGCGTCCTGACCGGCAAGGGCGTCGTACGGGACGCCCTCGGCCGGATCGGGATCTCGCAGGAGGCCGTCTCCGAGGGCGCGAACGCGCAGATGTTCTCGGCGCAGGAGGAGTTCACCGACGAGCAGTGGGCGCGGCTCGAGGAGACGCTCGACCGTATCTACACGGACTTCGTCGCCAAGGCGGCGCAGGACCGCGGGCTGCCCGAGGAGCGACTGGAGTCGCTGGCGCGCGGACGGGTCTGGACCGGCGCCGACGCGCACGACCACAAGCTGGTCGACGAGCTCGGCGGGTTCCAGCACGCGCTCACGCTCGCCTGCAACCGGGCCGGTCTGGACCGTGACGAGATCGCCGTGACCTCGGTGCCGCACCGCAACCTGCTCAGTCAGCTGAAGGCTCCTACCACCACCGACGACCTGGCGGTCAGCGCGGC
- a CDS encoding STAS domain-containing protein: MLAPTHSRPDDDTDDNTLHQDNVVHLTGILDVRSVGDVRQTLNDLIDSSDGDVIVDLEEVDAVDATGLGLLVATHRRTQLLGRQLVLWHPMPSVVRILAVTRLHRVLNVERTPLPISA; encoded by the coding sequence ATGCTCGCACCGACCCACAGCAGGCCTGACGACGACACCGACGACAACACTCTCCACCAAGACAACGTGGTGCACCTGACCGGCATCCTGGACGTGCGCTCGGTGGGCGACGTCCGTCAAACTCTCAACGACCTGATCGACAGTTCGGACGGCGACGTGATCGTCGACCTGGAGGAGGTCGACGCGGTCGACGCGACCGGCCTCGGCCTGCTGGTCGCGACGCATCGCAGGACCCAGCTGCTGGGCCGGCAACTCGTGCTCTGGCACCCGATGCCGTCGGTCGTCCGCATCCTCGCCGTCACTCGCCTCCACCGCGTGCTGAACGTGGAACGAACGCCCCTCCCGATCAGCGCCTGA
- a CDS encoding methylmalonyl-CoA mutase family protein: MATEKDRPWVMRTYAGHSSAAESNALFRRNLAKGQTGLSVAFDLPTQTGYDADHPLAKGEVGKVGVPVAHLGDVRALFDQIPLAQMNTSMTINATAMWLLALYQVAAQEQGALPDELTGTTQNDIVKEYLSRGTYAFPPDASLRLTTDLIAYTVSTMPKWNPINICSYHLQEAGATPVQELAFALSTAIAVLDRVRDGGQVPPERFADVVQRISFFVNAGVRFIEETCKMRAFVQLWDELTEQRYGVTDQRARRLRYGVQVNSLGLTEAQPENNVQRIVLEMLGVTLSKNARARAVQLPAWNEALGLPRPWDQQWSLRMQQVLAYESDLLEYDDIFDGSHVIEAKVAELVEGARAEIDRVQAMGGAVAAVESGYLKQALVASHAERRQRIESGEQVVVGVNRFENTEPSPLTADLDTAIQTVDPAAEAAALTSLKEWRATRDADAVEAALAKLRAAAKGSDNLMPVTLECARAGVTTGEWAGVLREMYGEYRAPTGVAGSVGVSAGGAEIAAVREKVSATSTELGGRLRLLVGKPGLDGHSNGAEQVAVRARDVGFEVIYQGIRLTPEQIVAAAVAEDVHCVGLSILSGSHMELVPQVVRGLHEAGLEDVPVVVGGIVPDADAKALLAAGVAAVYTPKDYDLTGMMSDVVDVIRHANKL, encoded by the coding sequence ATGGCGACCGAGAAGGATCGACCCTGGGTGATGCGGACCTACGCCGGCCACTCGTCCGCGGCGGAGTCCAACGCGCTGTTCCGCCGGAACCTCGCGAAGGGCCAGACCGGGCTGTCGGTCGCCTTCGACCTGCCCACCCAGACCGGGTACGACGCGGACCATCCGCTCGCGAAGGGCGAGGTCGGCAAGGTCGGCGTACCGGTCGCGCACCTGGGTGACGTGCGCGCGCTGTTCGACCAGATCCCGCTCGCGCAGATGAACACGTCGATGACGATCAACGCGACCGCGATGTGGCTGCTCGCGCTGTACCAGGTCGCCGCGCAGGAGCAGGGCGCGCTGCCCGACGAGCTCACCGGTACGACGCAGAACGACATCGTCAAGGAGTACCTGTCGCGCGGGACGTACGCGTTCCCGCCGGACGCGTCGCTGCGGCTGACGACCGACCTGATCGCCTACACGGTCTCCACGATGCCGAAGTGGAACCCGATCAACATCTGCAGCTACCACCTCCAGGAGGCCGGCGCGACGCCGGTGCAGGAGCTCGCCTTCGCGCTGTCGACGGCGATCGCGGTCCTGGACCGGGTGCGCGACGGCGGCCAGGTGCCGCCGGAGCGGTTCGCGGACGTGGTGCAGCGGATCTCGTTCTTCGTGAACGCCGGCGTGCGGTTCATCGAGGAGACCTGCAAGATGCGCGCGTTCGTCCAGCTCTGGGACGAGCTGACCGAGCAGCGGTACGGCGTCACGGATCAGCGCGCGCGGCGACTGCGGTACGGCGTACAGGTGAACTCGCTCGGGCTGACCGAGGCGCAGCCCGAGAACAACGTGCAGCGGATCGTCCTCGAGATGCTCGGCGTCACGCTGTCGAAGAACGCGCGGGCGCGGGCCGTACAGCTGCCGGCGTGGAACGAGGCGCTCGGACTGCCGCGGCCGTGGGACCAGCAGTGGTCGCTGCGGATGCAGCAGGTGCTGGCGTACGAGTCCGACCTGCTCGAGTACGACGACATCTTCGACGGCTCGCACGTGATCGAGGCGAAGGTGGCCGAACTCGTCGAGGGGGCGCGCGCCGAGATCGATCGGGTGCAGGCGATGGGTGGTGCGGTCGCCGCGGTCGAGAGCGGGTATCTGAAGCAGGCGCTGGTCGCGTCGCACGCCGAGCGTCGGCAGCGCATCGAGTCGGGTGAGCAGGTCGTCGTCGGGGTGAACCGGTTCGAGAACACCGAGCCTTCGCCGCTGACCGCCGACCTCGACACCGCCATTCAGACCGTCGACCCGGCGGCCGAAGCCGCGGCGCTGACGTCGCTGAAGGAATGGCGGGCTACCCGCGACGCCGACGCGGTCGAGGCCGCGCTGGCGAAGCTGCGGGCCGCGGCGAAGGGCAGCGACAACCTGATGCCGGTGACGCTGGAGTGCGCGCGGGCCGGGGTGACGACGGGGGAGTGGGCCGGAGTCCTGCGGGAGATGTACGGCGAGTACCGCGCGCCGACCGGTGTCGCCGGATCCGTCGGGGTGTCCGCGGGCGGGGCCGAGATCGCCGCGGTCCGTGAGAAGGTCTCCGCGACCTCCACCGAGTTGGGCGGCCGCCTGCGGTTGCTGGTCGGCAAGCCCGGGCTCGACGGTCACTCGAACGGCGCGGAGCAGGTCGCCGTACGTGCCCGCGACGTCGGGTTCGAGGTCATCTACCAGGGCATCCGATTGACCCCGGAGCAGATCGTCGCCGCCGCGGTGGCCGAGGACGTGCACTGCGTAGGCCTGTCGATCCTGTCCGGCTCGCACATGGAACTCGTGCCGCAGGTGGTGCGCGGTCTGCACGAGGCCGGTCTCGAGGACGTCCCGGTGGTGGTCGGCGGCATCGTCCCGGACGCCGACGCGAAGGCGCTGCTGGCCGCCGGTGTCGCCGCCGTCTACACGCCGAAGGACTACGACCTCACCGGGATGATGTCCGACGTGGTCGACGTGATCCGGCACGCGAACAAGCTGTAG
- a CDS encoding aldo/keto reductase — protein sequence MTLDDPRATRALSNGTAIPVFGLGVWQVDDGAECERAVGDALAAGYRLIDTAQAYGNEESVGKAIRDSGIPRAEIFLTTKFYPGGKDARVEAEKSLERLGTDYLDLYLIHWPQGGPTWAWPGMEAAVEAGLTKGIGISNFSAAEQQELSKVAQIQPAVNQIQFSPFEYRQGLLEACEEANVVAQAYSPLGTGRYLDDPAVGRIAEAVGRTNAQVLIRWALQKGLSVIPKSTHKHRIEENYAVFDFTLDDEAVATLDALDTTHRTADAMAQGSKWWH from the coding sequence ATGACTCTCGATGACCCGCGCGCCACCCGGGCGCTGTCCAACGGAACCGCGATCCCGGTCTTCGGACTGGGTGTCTGGCAGGTGGACGACGGAGCGGAGTGTGAGCGGGCCGTCGGCGACGCGCTCGCGGCCGGCTACCGGCTGATCGACACCGCGCAGGCCTACGGGAACGAGGAGAGCGTCGGCAAGGCGATCCGCGACAGCGGGATCCCGCGGGCGGAGATCTTCCTGACCACGAAGTTCTACCCGGGTGGCAAGGACGCGCGGGTGGAGGCGGAGAAGAGCCTGGAGCGGCTCGGCACCGACTACCTCGACCTGTACCTGATCCACTGGCCGCAGGGCGGGCCGACCTGGGCCTGGCCGGGCATGGAGGCGGCGGTCGAGGCCGGCCTGACCAAGGGCATCGGCATCTCGAACTTCAGTGCCGCCGAGCAGCAGGAGCTGTCCAAGGTGGCGCAGATCCAGCCCGCGGTGAACCAGATCCAGTTCAGCCCGTTCGAGTACCGCCAGGGTCTGCTCGAGGCCTGCGAGGAGGCGAACGTCGTCGCCCAGGCCTACAGCCCGCTCGGCACCGGGCGGTACCTCGACGACCCGGCGGTCGGCCGGATCGCGGAGGCTGTGGGCCGGACCAACGCGCAGGTGCTGATCCGCTGGGCGCTCCAGAAGGGCCTGTCGGTGATCCCGAAGTCCACGCACAAGCACCGCATCGAGGAGAACTACGCGGTCTTCGACTTCACCCTCGACGACGAGGCCGTCGCCACCCTCGACGCCCTCGACACCACCCACCGCACCGCGGACGCGATGGCCCAGGGCAGCAAGTGGTGGCACTGA
- a CDS encoding MFS transporter gives MSTRTPPALVGRTLGSLRANRPFQLLWFSNLFFFGGVWTQTLVLGWLAWETTHSDFKVAVFGAVRLAPLLLGPFGGAFADRHNRVRLLLIACTWALAAAGVVATLASLGQASYGVLLVGGLALGLAQSPSQPARASLVLDLVGRQNLSNANALNSMALNMTQVIGPAAGGLLINGLGAPAALWISTIWYAVSLGLLLPLRGLGQVVHTHTGSALHLVTSGLRAIARNRMASTVLLITLAANILIWPIAQSFMPVFAEESLGLDAAGLGWLLTCGGVGGLLGSLVIAWLGDFRHKGALFVVGTAAWGAAWAFFGLSHDRIVSFVLMTAIGVLSAAFGVLQTTLLLMTTEAPLHGRALGIQELAIGVMPLTSLVLGAFAEHFGIGPTTFVSSALLVLSMAVLARWTPSLLRYGGS, from the coding sequence GTGAGTACCCGGACCCCACCGGCACTGGTCGGGCGGACCCTCGGCTCCCTGCGCGCGAACCGCCCGTTCCAGCTGCTCTGGTTCTCGAACCTGTTCTTCTTCGGCGGCGTCTGGACGCAGACGCTCGTCCTCGGCTGGCTCGCCTGGGAGACCACGCACTCCGACTTCAAGGTCGCGGTCTTCGGGGCGGTCCGGCTGGCGCCGCTGCTGCTCGGGCCGTTCGGCGGCGCGTTCGCGGACCGGCACAACCGCGTCCGCCTGCTGCTCATCGCCTGCACCTGGGCGCTGGCCGCCGCCGGTGTCGTCGCCACCCTCGCGAGCCTCGGGCAGGCGTCGTACGGCGTCCTGCTGGTCGGCGGCCTCGCGCTCGGACTCGCGCAGTCGCCGTCGCAGCCGGCCCGCGCCTCGCTGGTGCTCGATCTGGTCGGCCGGCAGAACCTCAGCAACGCCAACGCCCTCAACTCGATGGCGCTGAACATGACCCAGGTGATCGGCCCGGCCGCCGGCGGCCTGCTCATCAACGGCCTCGGCGCACCGGCCGCCCTCTGGATCTCGACGATCTGGTACGCCGTTTCGCTCGGCCTCCTGCTGCCGCTGCGTGGCCTGGGTCAGGTCGTGCACACGCACACCGGTTCGGCCCTCCACCTGGTGACGAGCGGCCTGCGGGCGATCGCGAGAAACCGGATGGCGTCCACGGTCCTGCTGATCACCCTGGCCGCGAACATCCTGATCTGGCCGATCGCGCAGTCGTTCATGCCGGTGTTCGCCGAGGAGTCGCTCGGCCTGGACGCCGCCGGACTCGGCTGGCTGCTGACCTGCGGCGGTGTTGGCGGTCTCCTCGGCTCGCTGGTCATCGCCTGGCTGGGCGACTTCCGCCACAAGGGCGCCCTGTTCGTGGTCGGCACCGCCGCGTGGGGTGCGGCCTGGGCGTTCTTCGGCCTGTCCCACGACAGGATCGTGTCGTTCGTGCTGATGACCGCGATCGGAGTACTGAGCGCCGCCTTCGGGGTCCTGCAGACGACGCTCCTCCTGATGACCACCGAGGCCCCACTCCACGGCCGGGCCCTGGGCATCCAGGAACTGGCCATCGGCGTCATGCCGCTCACGTCGCTCGTCCTCGGCGCCTTCGCCGAACACTTCGGCATCGGCCCCACGACGTTCGTGAGCTCGGCACTCCTGGTGCTGTCGATGGCCGTCCTGGCCCGCTGGACCCCGAGCCTGCTGAGGTACGGCGGCAGCTAG
- a CDS encoding amidohydrolase, translated as MTSLLLADVRPWGGDAVDLTIVDGVISDLTPAGAGDAGAAEQRIDGRGLLALPGFVNAHAHVDKSWWGQPWVSYGGRPTTQGRIAHERAERDKYGIPSVDGAKAVLREFLRHGTTATRTHVDVDLGVELRGIANVRDAAAALDGAVDVEIVAFPQDGVLRRPGVLELLDKAAAEGATSIGGLDPASIDRDPVGQLDALFEIAARRDVGIDIHLHDHGDLGAFQYELIAERTVRAGLQGKVNVSHGFALGELAPARRSELVEQLGEAGISWTTVAPPTSAPLPFREMRAAGVAIGLGTDGIRDLWSPYGDGDLLQIARGFARLHGLRTDEDLTYAVELATTCAAPFVHRENHCLGVGARADIVLLDAENAPDVLVRAPRREVVIAGGQVVVRDGELQV; from the coding sequence ATGACCTCCTTGCTGCTGGCTGACGTGCGCCCTTGGGGCGGCGACGCGGTCGACCTCACGATCGTCGACGGTGTCATCTCGGACCTCACTCCCGCCGGGGCCGGCGACGCAGGGGCGGCGGAGCAGCGGATCGACGGGCGCGGCCTGCTGGCGCTGCCCGGATTCGTCAACGCGCACGCGCACGTCGACAAGAGCTGGTGGGGACAGCCGTGGGTCTCGTACGGCGGCCGGCCGACGACGCAGGGCCGGATCGCCCACGAGCGCGCGGAGCGGGACAAGTACGGCATCCCGAGCGTCGACGGCGCGAAGGCCGTGCTGCGTGAGTTCCTCAGGCACGGTACGACGGCCACGCGCACGCATGTCGACGTCGACCTCGGCGTCGAGCTGCGCGGCATCGCGAACGTCCGGGACGCCGCGGCCGCGCTCGACGGCGCCGTCGACGTGGAGATCGTCGCGTTCCCGCAGGACGGCGTACTGCGGCGTCCCGGCGTCCTCGAGCTGCTCGACAAGGCCGCGGCCGAAGGCGCCACCAGCATCGGCGGTCTGGACCCGGCCTCCATCGACCGCGACCCGGTCGGCCAGCTGGACGCGCTGTTCGAGATCGCGGCCCGGCGCGACGTCGGGATCGACATCCACCTGCACGACCACGGCGACCTCGGCGCGTTCCAGTACGAGCTGATCGCCGAGCGCACCGTGCGGGCCGGGCTGCAGGGGAAGGTCAACGTGTCGCACGGGTTCGCGCTCGGCGAGCTGGCCCCTGCCCGACGGTCCGAACTGGTCGAGCAACTGGGCGAGGCCGGGATCTCCTGGACGACGGTCGCGCCGCCGACCTCGGCACCGCTGCCGTTCCGCGAGATGCGGGCGGCCGGGGTCGCGATCGGTCTCGGCACCGACGGCATCCGCGACCTGTGGTCGCCGTACGGCGACGGTGACCTGCTGCAGATCGCCCGCGGTTTCGCGCGGCTGCACGGCCTCCGCACCGACGAGGACCTGACGTACGCGGTCGAGCTCGCGACGACGTGCGCCGCCCCGTTCGTGCACCGCGAGAACCACTGCCTCGGCGTCGGCGCTCGCGCGGACATCGTGCTGCTCGACGCCGAGAACGCGCCGGACGTGCTGGTCCGCGCGCCGCGTCGCGAGGTCGTGATCGCCGGCGGTCAGGTCGTCGTCCGCGACGGCGAACTGCAGGTGTGA
- a CDS encoding GntR family transcriptional regulator — MTERRESETERVTRQLRDEILDGVRQPGERLVERELAAALEVSRVPVREALKALVGEGLVTLRPRSWAVVRTFTDSDIADLSEVRAAFEPLTFRLAAERRTREGLDRLQGVLDEQLSAAHAGNALVARRKAADFHEIVTELASNELLVEIERPLRSRMRWLLTRHDDLIAVAEQHRELFTAIANRDVAEAERLAGEHLARSRELQQTSV, encoded by the coding sequence ATGACCGAGCGCCGGGAATCCGAGACCGAGCGGGTGACGCGGCAGCTGCGGGACGAGATCCTCGACGGCGTCCGGCAGCCCGGTGAGCGGCTGGTCGAGCGTGAACTGGCGGCCGCGCTGGAGGTCAGCCGCGTCCCGGTGCGGGAGGCGCTCAAGGCGCTGGTCGGCGAAGGACTGGTGACGTTGCGGCCGCGGTCGTGGGCGGTGGTGCGGACGTTCACCGACTCCGACATCGCCGACCTGAGCGAGGTCCGCGCGGCCTTCGAACCGCTGACGTTCCGGCTCGCGGCGGAGCGACGTACCAGGGAAGGACTCGACCGCCTGCAAGGCGTCCTGGACGAGCAGCTGAGCGCGGCCCACGCCGGCAACGCCCTGGTCGCGCGGCGCAAGGCCGCCGACTTCCACGAGATCGTCACCGAGCTCGCGTCCAACGAGCTGCTGGTCGAGATCGAGCGGCCGCTGCGCAGCAGGATGCGCTGGCTGCTCACCCGGCACGACGACCTGATCGCCGTCGCCGAGCAGCACCGCGAGCTGTTCACCGCGATCGCCAACCGCGATGTCGCCGAGGCCGAACGGCTGGCCGGCGAGCACCTCGCACGGTCCCGGGAGCTGCAGCAAACCTCGGTCTGA
- a CDS encoding response regulator transcription factor: protein MTTKILLADDHALVRRGVRLILDGEPDLEVVAEAADGSEAVAICRRGDIDLAILDIAMPRMTGLQAARELSALAPDVRVLMLTMYDNEQYFFQALKAGASGYVLKSVLDRDLVEACRATMRGEPFLYPGAMTRLVRSYLDRIRQGADLPQQILTAREEEVLKLVAEGNSSKEIAELLTISVKTVERHRSNILQKLGLRDRLDLTRYAIRAGLLEP from the coding sequence ATGACGACAAAGATCCTGCTGGCCGACGACCACGCGCTGGTACGCCGCGGCGTACGGCTGATCCTGGACGGCGAACCGGACCTCGAGGTGGTCGCGGAGGCCGCCGACGGCAGCGAGGCGGTCGCGATCTGCCGGCGCGGCGACATCGATCTGGCGATCCTCGACATCGCGATGCCCCGGATGACCGGCCTGCAGGCCGCGCGCGAACTGTCCGCGCTGGCACCGGACGTCCGGGTGCTGATGCTGACGATGTACGACAACGAGCAGTACTTCTTCCAGGCGCTGAAGGCCGGCGCCTCCGGCTACGTGCTGAAGTCCGTGCTCGACCGCGACCTGGTCGAGGCGTGCCGGGCGACGATGCGCGGCGAGCCGTTCCTGTACCCGGGCGCGATGACCCGGCTGGTGCGCAGCTACCTGGACCGGATCCGGCAGGGCGCGGACCTGCCGCAGCAGATCCTCACCGCCCGCGAGGAGGAGGTCCTGAAGCTGGTTGCCGAGGGCAACTCCTCGAAGGAGATCGCGGAGCTGCTCACGATCAGCGTCAAGACCGTCGAACGGCACCGCTCGAACATCCTCCAGAAGCTCGGCCTCCGGGACCGCCTCGACCTCACCCGGTACGCGATCCGGGCCGGCCTGCTGGAGCCGTGA
- a CDS encoding sensor histidine kinase has protein sequence MSLFWRIFALNAVVLGAATALLLWAPVTVSVPVLLTEAIVLVGGLAVMLVANAALLRVGLAPLNRLNRRMSTVDVLRPGQRLPVRGHGGVPDLLRAFNDMLDRLERERATSAARALSAQESERRRIARELHDEVGQTLTAVLMDLKRAADRAPDPALRNELIQAQETTRASLDEVRRLAHRLRPGVLEDLGLTSALTALATEVSDHTGIEIRRRFDSDLTLDEQTELVLYRVAQESLTNVARHAGATRIDLSLVREHDAAVLRIADNGRGAGPAHEGAGIRGMRERALLIGATLELLDNPPGGTQVSLRVPIGRVVEA, from the coding sequence GTGTCGCTGTTCTGGCGGATCTTCGCGCTCAACGCGGTCGTGCTGGGCGCGGCGACAGCCCTGCTGCTGTGGGCCCCGGTGACGGTCTCGGTGCCCGTGCTGCTCACCGAGGCGATCGTCCTGGTCGGCGGTCTCGCGGTGATGCTCGTCGCCAACGCGGCCCTGCTGCGCGTCGGCCTCGCCCCGCTGAACCGCCTCAACCGCCGGATGTCCACAGTCGACGTACTGCGTCCCGGTCAGCGCCTCCCGGTCCGCGGCCACGGCGGCGTACCGGACCTGCTCCGCGCGTTCAACGACATGCTCGACCGCCTGGAGCGGGAACGCGCCACCAGCGCGGCCCGTGCGCTTTCGGCGCAGGAGTCCGAGCGCCGCCGGATCGCCCGCGAACTGCACGACGAGGTCGGCCAGACGCTGACCGCGGTACTGATGGACCTCAAACGCGCCGCCGACCGCGCACCCGATCCGGCTCTGCGCAACGAGCTGATCCAGGCCCAGGAGACGACCCGGGCAAGCCTCGACGAGGTACGACGCCTCGCGCACCGCCTGCGCCCCGGCGTCCTGGAGGACCTCGGACTCACCAGCGCGCTGACGGCGCTCGCGACCGAGGTGTCCGACCACACCGGCATCGAGATCAGGCGCCGGTTCGACAGTGACCTGACGCTGGACGAACAGACCGAACTCGTCCTCTACCGGGTCGCCCAGGAGAGCCTCACGAACGTCGCCCGGCACGCCGGAGCCACGCGCATCGACCTCTCGCTGGTCCGCGAGCACGACGCCGCCGTACTGCGGATCGCGGACAACGGCCGGGGCGCCGGACCGGCACACGAGGGCGCCGGGATCCGTGGCATGCGCGAGCGCGCGCTGCTGATCGGCGCGACCCTCGAACTGCTCGACAACCCGCCCGGCGGCACACAGGTCAGCCTCAGAGTGCCCATCGGACGTGTGGTGGAAGCCTGA
- a CDS encoding TraR/DksA C4-type zinc finger protein yields MNTQNAVQPGGHRVHEILQRLQHERNTRLAQLTAMEADKPNANEELVTAQTTAIRVVLKEIDAAVERVEDGTYGVCRGCDTNIPVGRLEILPYVRYCVRCQQQAL; encoded by the coding sequence ATGAACACCCAGAACGCTGTGCAGCCTGGTGGGCACCGGGTCCACGAGATCCTGCAGCGGCTGCAGCACGAGCGGAACACCCGGCTGGCGCAACTCACCGCGATGGAGGCCGACAAGCCGAACGCCAACGAGGAGCTGGTAACGGCGCAGACCACCGCGATCCGGGTGGTCCTGAAGGAGATCGACGCGGCGGTGGAACGCGTCGAGGACGGCACGTACGGCGTCTGCCGCGGCTGCGACACCAACATCCCCGTAGGCCGCCTGGAAATCCTCCCGTACGTCCGCTACTGCGTCCGCTGCCAGCAGCAGGCACTCTGA
- a CDS encoding TraR/DksA C4-type zinc finger protein codes for MNTPTNAGIHPAELAALRAKLLDQRAFRREQLAALRREAALDRMSTGHYGQCRSCRGPIDLARLRICPQALYCAECHRLQETR; via the coding sequence ATGAACACCCCCACCAACGCAGGCATCCACCCAGCCGAACTAGCAGCCCTCCGAGCCAAACTCCTCGACCAACGCGCCTTCCGCCGCGAACAACTAGCCGCCCTCCGCAGGGAGGCTGCGTTGGACCGGATGAGCACCGGGCATTACGGCCAGTGCCGGTCGTGTCGCGGGCCGATCGACCTCGCGCGGCTCCGGATCTGCCCGCAGGCCCTGTACTGCGCGGAGTGCCACCGGCTGCAGGAAACCCGATGA
- a CDS encoding rod shape-determining protein: MIPRPAAGIALDLGSSGARFCLGQRRTVTVPAVSGRPVVARGRVVDAETASRLVGEMVAELKVSRAQLTVVATTPVLCGDDHREDIRTLLAGAATVVMIEGVKAAALGVGMELSQPLLVVDVGAELTEVALLAEGCVVEARRTPMGLHDRVLAAVLVEVIGDAVLELLRGDHGPQTADALDRGVLLTGGGGLRPELIYKLGSRLGAAVCPAPAPHTVSVRGAASVLQATRRHPGVSRRPFPS, from the coding sequence ATGATCCCCCGGCCGGCGGCCGGGATCGCGCTTGATCTCGGCAGCTCCGGTGCCAGGTTCTGTCTCGGGCAGCGGCGGACGGTCACCGTTCCGGCGGTCAGCGGGCGGCCGGTCGTGGCACGGGGCCGGGTCGTGGATGCGGAGACGGCGTCCCGGCTCGTGGGTGAAATGGTTGCGGAGTTGAAGGTCAGCCGCGCGCAGCTGACGGTGGTCGCGACGACGCCGGTGCTCTGCGGTGATGACCATCGGGAGGACATCAGGACGCTGCTGGCGGGAGCAGCGACCGTGGTGATGATCGAGGGTGTGAAGGCCGCCGCGCTCGGCGTAGGGATGGAGCTGAGCCAGCCGCTGCTGGTCGTCGACGTCGGCGCCGAGCTGACCGAGGTGGCGCTGCTGGCGGAGGGCTGCGTCGTCGAGGCACGCCGTACCCCGATGGGCCTGCACGACCGCGTACTTGCCGCAGTGCTCGTCGAGGTCATCGGCGACGCGGTGCTGGAGCTGTTGCGCGGCGACCACGGCCCGCAGACGGCCGACGCGCTGGATCGCGGCGTCCTGCTGACCGGTGGCGGCGGGCTCCGGCCGGAGCTCATCTACAAGCTCGGCAGCCGCCTCGGTGCCGCGGTGTGCCCGGCTCCGGCTCCGCACACGGTGTCCGTCCGCGGAGCCGCGAGCGTACTGCAGGCCACCCGACGGCACCCTGGCGTCAGCCGGCGGCCTTTTCCTTCATGA